From Bacteroidota bacterium, the proteins below share one genomic window:
- a CDS encoding TonB-dependent receptor: protein MRKILQLLVILSLFFAVYTPSQAQSDNGKISGKVTDKDNNNAIQSATVKLLNSKDSSLVKGTETDANGEFTIANVPYGKYSVLVELTGYSKSYARGITIDGSNTSQTLDLKLKSGTTTTEEIVVESEKSDIELKPDRRVFNVEKNMNVTGGSAVDVLKNIPSVSVDVDGNVTLRGNSNVKIIIDGKPFGMNGSNQNTMLEQIPANQISSVELITNPGAKFDAEGASGIINIVLKKNEGFGYNGSATLNAGTKDKYNGSFNLNVKNKGLNLFGSYDYRLNNFFIEGSSLRDNFLNPAYEFTNQATDGNFRNYSHFGKGGFDYTIDDRNSLSLSGNYNDRRRQRSETGTVIQTSSQNVQTGNYVTSLFEKGDGYSYNLSGNYSLKFKNPKQNLSSDISFLRWTDNFTDNNINNYYINSGIPQTKRNQYNNEVNDEFNWQVDYTHPFSENTKLELGSKEVYRNTDKDFRSEDYNYTTNTFQDNPNLTNRFKYSDNIVSGYLTFSSKINNTSFILGLRGEQTNTDGNLVTNNTTFKTNYFDLFPSASITQKLGTTEELSASYSRRIYRPGTWDLNPFINATDPLNYFSGNPSVKPEYTNSYELSFIKYFSQTTVTPTLFYRDTYDKITRTRTLIDSNRTLTTVDNLDRSKSYGAEFVLNTTLFQFWNINGSVSYFKNEVTSSIPNTAAQNSTYSWSGRATSFMRLPNILDVQISYFYSGKQITTQGSVEPFTSMDVSLKKDFLDNHLSVSFRVQDVFNNLKFKVLLDDPNFTENFFRKRDTRAAFLTLTYKFGKEDKNQKRRKNDSAPPSNDGMGF from the coding sequence GCTAACGTTCCTTACGGCAAATACTCGGTATTAGTTGAGCTTACAGGCTATTCAAAATCGTATGCGCGCGGTATTACAATCGATGGCAGCAATACAAGCCAGACTTTGGATTTGAAATTAAAATCTGGCACGACTACAACAGAAGAAATTGTGGTTGAATCAGAAAAAAGTGATATCGAGCTTAAACCGGATAGAAGAGTTTTCAATGTTGAAAAGAATATGAATGTCACGGGCGGTTCTGCAGTTGACGTGTTGAAAAATATTCCATCTGTTTCAGTTGATGTTGACGGAAATGTGACGCTGAGAGGAAATTCGAATGTAAAAATTATTATAGATGGCAAGCCGTTTGGAATGAACGGTTCAAACCAGAATACAATGCTTGAGCAAATCCCTGCTAACCAGATTTCTTCTGTTGAACTTATTACAAATCCCGGTGCAAAGTTTGACGCAGAAGGCGCATCAGGTATAATTAATATTGTATTGAAGAAAAATGAAGGATTCGGATACAACGGCAGCGCGACTTTAAATGCAGGAACGAAAGATAAATATAACGGCTCATTTAATCTTAATGTAAAGAATAAAGGATTAAATCTTTTCGGAAGTTATGATTACAGGCTGAATAATTTTTTTATAGAAGGCAGCAGCTTAAGAGATAATTTTCTGAATCCTGCTTATGAGTTTACAAATCAGGCAACAGACGGTAACTTCAGAAATTACTCACACTTCGGAAAAGGCGGCTTTGATTATACAATCGACGACAGAAATTCTTTAAGTCTTTCAGGAAATTATAACGACAGAAGAAGACAGCGTTCCGAAACGGGGACAGTAATTCAAACAAGTTCACAGAATGTTCAGACAGGAAACTATGTCACTTCACTTTTTGAAAAGGGTGATGGTTACAGCTACAATTTATCAGGCAACTATTCGTTAAAATTTAAAAATCCCAAGCAGAATTTATCCAGCGATATTTCATTTTTGAGATGGACAGATAATTTTACCGATAACAATATTAACAATTATTATATAAACTCGGGTATTCCACAGACAAAACGCAACCAGTATAATAATGAAGTTAACGATGAATTTAACTGGCAGGTAGACTATACTCATCCCTTCTCGGAAAATACAAAATTAGAATTGGGTTCTAAAGAAGTTTACAGAAATACCGATAAAGATTTCAGAAGCGAGGACTATAATTATACAACTAATACATTTCAGGATAATCCAAACCTGACTAACAGATTTAAATATTCTGATAACATTGTTTCAGGTTACCTGACATTTTCTTCCAAGATAAACAATACAAGCTTTATTCTTGGATTAAGAGGGGAGCAGACAAATACTGACGGCAATCTTGTTACAAACAATACGACTTTCAAAACAAATTATTTCGATTTATTCCCGAGTGCAAGCATTACACAAAAACTTGGTACGACTGAAGAGCTTTCTGCAAGCTACAGCAGAAGAATTTACAGACCGGGCACCTGGGACTTGAATCCTTTTATAAATGCAACTGACCCGCTGAATTATTTCTCGGGAAATCCTTCAGTGAAACCTGAATATACAAATTCATACGAACTCTCTTTTATAAAATATTTTTCACAGACAACCGTAACTCCGACTTTATTCTACAGAGATACATATGATAAAATTACAAGAACAAGAACACTTATTGACAGCAACAGAACTTTAACTACCGTTGATAACCTTGATAGAAGCAAATCATACGGTGCAGAGTTTGTATTGAATACAACACTATTCCAGTTCTGGAATATTAACGGAAGCGTTAGCTATTTCAAGAATGAAGTTACATCAAGCATTCCGAATACAGCTGCGCAGAACTCAACGTATTCATGGAGCGGCAGAGCAACATCATTTATGAGACTGCCGAATATACTGGATGTACAAATTTCATATTTCTATTCAGGAAAACAAATTACTACTCAGGGAAGCGTTGAACCTTTTACATCAATGGATGTTTCACTTAAAAAAGATTTTTTGGATAACCATTTAAGCGTAAGTTTCAGAGTGCAGGATGTATTCAACAATTTAAAATTCAAAGTGCTTCTTGATGACCCTAATTTCACTGAAAACTTTTTCAGGAAGAGAGATACAAGAGCAGCATTTTTAACATTAACATATAAGTTCGGCAAGGAAGATAAAAATCAAAAAAGAAGAAAGAATGACAGCGCACCGCCATCAAATGACGGAATGGGCTTCTGA
- a CDS encoding tetratricopeptide repeat-containing sensor histidine kinase: protein MKNNEHNNTELHKEIDKLNEDALKAANFDVHLAKELLDKANTLSKEISYKKGLARNLYIYGYYYLRTSKYDEAKNVTDEALSVYENIGDKSGVGHCYNNYGGVYLYKSDFKKSLEFYQKALSVSEELKDNRAESIAANNIGNIYLQLGESYKALEYYIKSLNIKIELKDENGIGNTHSNIGTVHIRLSNYNIAIENYKKALDLSERTKDKYVEGNVLMNLGVAHSKMDEHEKALEYYKRCLKIRQEMEDKHGMALVLNNIGVSLYATKGLTESMKYLRKCLKIQKELGYNFGISETLSEIAEFCFKSEKYDDALDYLDKSKKIADEFDFKTQQEICYLFLSKVYFKTGEFEKAYNFLSEHLKIKEELLIDNSDARIKNLQIVYETENERTLSEFYRQKSIELTKLNDRLEDINNQKNEFLGIASHDLRDPISSIHAIAEILREENIKLNESEIVEYSDGIIKLSEKLLGLLKNLLNVNRIESGSYNYTFNTVNLNIIAEEIVRQYKGSAEEKNIEVLLERSAKAANIKADEYSIEQILSNLISNGIKFTYPGKKVYVRITENDKKIKLQIEDEGQGVKPTELNKLFEKFAKISSKPTGGELSTGLGLSIVKKLTEIMKGTIAVESEPGKGTKFTLEFNKA from the coding sequence ATGAAAAATAACGAACACAATAATACCGAGCTGCACAAAGAAATTGACAAGCTGAATGAAGACGCTCTGAAAGCAGCAAACTTCGATGTACACCTTGCAAAAGAATTGCTTGATAAAGCAAATACCCTCTCCAAAGAAATCTCTTACAAAAAAGGTCTTGCCCGAAATCTTTATATCTACGGTTATTATTATTTAAGAACAAGCAAATATGATGAAGCAAAAAATGTTACTGACGAAGCATTATCAGTATATGAAAATATCGGAGATAAAAGCGGAGTAGGTCACTGCTATAATAATTACGGTGGTGTTTATCTTTATAAAAGTGATTTTAAAAAATCACTGGAGTTCTATCAGAAGGCTTTATCAGTATCGGAAGAATTAAAAGATAATCGCGCAGAATCTATTGCAGCAAATAATATTGGTAATATTTATCTGCAGCTTGGCGAGTCATACAAAGCTCTTGAGTACTATATAAAAAGCTTAAATATAAAAATTGAACTTAAAGATGAGAATGGAATTGGTAACACGCACAGCAATATAGGTACTGTTCATATACGTCTATCTAATTATAATATAGCCATTGAAAATTATAAAAAAGCGTTGGACTTATCAGAGAGAACAAAAGATAAATATGTTGAAGGAAACGTGCTGATGAACTTAGGTGTTGCCCATTCAAAAATGGATGAGCACGAAAAAGCGCTGGAATACTATAAAAGGTGCCTTAAGATACGTCAGGAAATGGAAGATAAACATGGAATGGCGCTTGTACTGAACAACATTGGAGTAAGTCTTTATGCAACAAAAGGACTTACGGAATCGATGAAGTATTTAAGAAAATGTTTAAAGATCCAGAAGGAGCTTGGGTATAACTTTGGAATTTCAGAGACGCTTTCTGAAATAGCTGAGTTTTGTTTCAAATCAGAAAAATATGATGATGCACTTGATTACCTGGACAAAAGTAAAAAGATAGCCGACGAATTTGATTTTAAAACGCAGCAGGAAATATGTTATTTATTTCTTTCCAAAGTATATTTCAAAACCGGGGAATTTGAAAAAGCTTATAATTTTTTGAGTGAACATCTGAAAATAAAAGAAGAGCTTTTAATTGATAACTCCGATGCCAGAATAAAAAATCTGCAGATTGTTTACGAGACAGAGAATGAAAGAACACTATCCGAATTCTACAGGCAGAAATCCATTGAGCTTACAAAACTTAATGACAGGCTTGAGGATATTAATAATCAGAAGAATGAATTTCTAGGGATTGCTTCACATGATTTACGAGACCCGATTTCTTCAATCCATGCTATTGCAGAAATACTACGGGAAGAAAATATAAAGCTGAATGAAAGTGAGATAGTAGAGTATTCAGACGGAATAATTAAGCTCTCTGAAAAACTTCTCGGACTTCTTAAAAATTTACTGAACGTAAACAGAATTGAATCTGGCAGCTATAATTACACTTTCAATACTGTTAATCTTAACATCATCGCAGAAGAAATTGTAAGGCAGTATAAAGGCAGCGCGGAAGAAAAAAATATTGAGGTACTTCTTGAGCGCTCTGCAAAGGCTGCAAATATTAAGGCTGATGAATATTCAATAGAGCAGATTTTGAGCAACTTAATTTCCAACGGCATAAAATTTACTTACCCGGGGAAGAAAGTATATGTGCGAATAACTGAGAACGACAAGAAAATAAAATTACAGATTGAAGATGAAGGCCAGGGAGTAAAGCCTACTGAACTAAATAAATTGTTTGAGAAATTTGCGAAGATAAGCTCTAAGCCGACCGGAGGAGAGCTTTCAACCGGTCTCGGACTTTCAATCGTAAAAAAACTTACCGAGATTATGAAGGGAACAATTGCAGTGGAATCGGAACCCGGCAAAGGAACTAAGTTCACACTGGAATTCAATAAAGCGTAA
- a CDS encoding DUF3298 domain-containing protein: MKKIVYITLVLFSVSLAACTRESSKTTDTKTTPSTTDKKQEDVKNNTTSTDKKTSESGQNSSNEAAGNNGSDLPKFTQKVFTKNYKNCIDTAEGCTYIQVYYPEMTDGKYKDKVNALVKDMALSCYSTDDVHYADFDKLISQFMKDYEDFRKDVPDFPGGWTLKDSTSIVTNTTDILCLQNTSESYLGGAHGAYNVAYTNFDMRNGNILKTKDIFIKGYEKTLNKLIEERIRKHFEMKPNENLVEGGLFENKVSFNDNFAIKKDGIEFLYNQYEIAPYAMGVIEIKLSYKDLDAILNKDVIKF, encoded by the coding sequence ATGAAAAAAATAGTCTATATTACCCTTGTTTTATTTTCGGTTTCATTAGCGGCATGCACAAGAGAGTCATCAAAAACCACAGATACTAAAACCACTCCTTCTACTACTGATAAAAAGCAGGAAGATGTAAAAAACAATACAACCTCTACCGATAAAAAAACATCTGAATCAGGACAAAACTCATCAAATGAAGCTGCAGGAAATAACGGAAGTGACCTGCCGAAATTTACACAGAAAGTTTTCACCAAAAATTATAAGAATTGCATCGATACGGCTGAAGGGTGCACATATATTCAGGTTTATTATCCTGAAATGACCGACGGAAAATACAAAGATAAAGTTAACGCTTTAGTTAAAGATATGGCTTTGAGCTGTTACTCAACTGATGATGTTCACTATGCTGATTTTGATAAACTGATTAGCCAGTTTATGAAAGATTATGAAGATTTCAGAAAAGACGTTCCTGATTTCCCGGGAGGATGGACTCTAAAAGACTCTACAAGTATTGTTACTAATACAACCGATATTCTATGTTTACAGAATACTTCTGAAAGCTATTTAGGCGGTGCGCACGGCGCTTATAATGTTGCTTATACAAATTTTGATATGAGAAATGGAAACATTCTGAAGACGAAAGATATTTTTATCAAAGGATATGAAAAAACTTTGAATAAACTTATCGAGGAAAGAATAAGAAAACATTTTGAAATGAAACCGAATGAGAATTTAGTAGAAGGAGGTTTGTTCGAAAACAAGGTTTCCTTCAATGATAATTTTGCAATTAAGAAAGACGGAATAGAATTTTTATATAATCAGTATGAAATAGCGCCTTATGCAATGGGTGTTATAGAAATTAAACTTTCTTATAAAGATCTGGATGCAATATTAAATAAGGACGTTATAAAGTTTTAA